One genomic region from Sciurus carolinensis chromosome 2, mSciCar1.2, whole genome shotgun sequence encodes:
- the Ncoa5 gene encoding nuclear receptor coactivator 5 isoform X2 encodes MNTAPSRPSPTRRDPYGFGDSRDTRRDRSPIRGSPRREPRDGRNGRDARDSRDIRDPRDLRDHRDSRDIRDHRDSRSMRDARDMRDLRDFRDLRDSRDFRDHRDPMYDRYRDMRDSREPMYRREGSYDRYLRMDDYCRRKDDSYFDRYRDSFDGRGPPGPESQSRAKERLKREERRREELYRQYFEEIQRRFDAERPVDCSVIVVNKQTKDYAESVGRKVRDLGMVVDLIFLNTEVSLSQALEDVSRGGSPFAIVITQQHQIHRSCTVNIMFGTPQEHRNMPQADAMVLVARNYERYKNECREKEREEIARQAAKMADEAILQERERGGPEEGVRGGHPPAIQSLINLLADNRYLTAEETDKIINYLRERKERLMRSSTDSLPGELRGRAEARFPANHSGRPRVPR; translated from the exons GGATCCATACGGCTTTGGAGATAGTCGAGACACAAGACGAGATCGATCTCCAATCcgaggaagtccaaggagagaaCCCAGGGATGGCAGAAATGGCCGGGATGCCCGTGATAGCAGAGACATTCGAGACCCCCGTGACTTGCGGGACCACAGAGACAGCAGAGACATTCGGGATCACAGAGACAGCAGAAGTATGCGCGATGCTCGGGACATGAGGGATCTTAGAGACTTTCGTGACCTAAGAGATTCTAGGGATTTTCGAGATCATCGGGACCCCATGTATGACAGATACAGAGACATGAGAGACTCCCGAGAGCCTATGTACAG GAGAGAAGGCTCTTATGATCGATACCTGCGGATGGATGACTATTGCAGGAGAAAGGATGATTCTTACTTTGACCGTTACAGAGACAGCTTTGATGGACGAGGCCCTCCTGGCCCAGAAAGTCAGTCTCGTGCAAAAG AGCGTTTGAAACGTGAGGAACGGCGTAGAGAAGAGCTTTATCGTCAATATTTTGAGGAAATCCAGAGACGCTTTGATGCTGAGAGACCTGTGGATTGTTCTGTGATTGTGGTCAACAAGCAGACTAA AGATTATGCTGAATCTGTGGGGCGGAAGGTGAGAGACCTCGGCATGGTTGTAGACTTGATCTTCCTCAACACAGAGGTGTCGCTATCTCAAGCCTTGGAGGATGTTAGCAGGGGAGGGTCTCCTTTTGCTATTGTCATCACTCAGCAACACCAGATTCACCGTTCCTGTACAGTTAACATCATGTTTGGAACTCCACAAG AGCATCGCAACATGCCCCAGGCAGATGCCATGGTACTGGTGGCCAGAAATTATGAGCGCTACAAGAATGAGTGCCGGGAGAAGGAACGTGAGGAGATTGCCAGACAGGCAGCCAAGATGGCTGATGAAGCCATCCTTCAGGAAAGAGAGCGAGGAGGCCCTGAGGAGGGAGTACGTGGGGGGCACCCTCCAGCCATCCAGAGCCTCATCAACCTGCTGGCAGACAATAGGTACCTCACTGCCGAAGAAACTGACAAGATCATCAACTACCTACGAGAGCGGAAGGAGCGGCTTATGAGGAGCAGCACCGACTCTCTGCCTGGTGAGCTACGTGGCAGGGCCGAG GCCCGATTTCCCGCCAACCACTCGGGCCGACCTCGGGTGCCTCGCTGA
- the Ncoa5 gene encoding nuclear receptor coactivator 5 isoform X1 has translation MNTAPSRPSPTRRDPYGFGDSRDTRRDRSPIRGSPRREPRDGRNGRDARDSRDIRDPRDLRDHRDSRDIRDHRDSRSMRDARDMRDLRDFRDLRDSRDFRDHRDPMYDRYRDMRDSREPMYRREGSYDRYLRMDDYCRRKDDSYFDRYRDSFDGRGPPGPESQSRAKERLKREERRREELYRQYFEEIQRRFDAERPVDCSVIVVNKQTKDYAESVGRKVRDLGMVVDLIFLNTEVSLSQALEDVSRGGSPFAIVITQQHQIHRSCTVNIMFGTPQEHRNMPQADAMVLVARNYERYKNECREKEREEIARQAAKMADEAILQERERGGPEEGVRGGHPPAIQSLINLLADNRYLTAEETDKIINYLRERKERLMRSSTDSLPGPISRQPLGPTSGASLKTQPSSQPLQSGQVLPSATPTPAAPPTSQQELQAKILSLFNSGTVAANSSSATPSVAAGSTQNQNFSTAANSQPQQRSQASGNQPPNILGQAGSARNMGPRPGAPSQGLFGQPSSRLAPASNMASQRPVSSTGINFDNPSVQKALDTLIQSGPALSHLVNQTTAQVGRPQGPMGSYQRHY, from the exons GGATCCATACGGCTTTGGAGATAGTCGAGACACAAGACGAGATCGATCTCCAATCcgaggaagtccaaggagagaaCCCAGGGATGGCAGAAATGGCCGGGATGCCCGTGATAGCAGAGACATTCGAGACCCCCGTGACTTGCGGGACCACAGAGACAGCAGAGACATTCGGGATCACAGAGACAGCAGAAGTATGCGCGATGCTCGGGACATGAGGGATCTTAGAGACTTTCGTGACCTAAGAGATTCTAGGGATTTTCGAGATCATCGGGACCCCATGTATGACAGATACAGAGACATGAGAGACTCCCGAGAGCCTATGTACAG GAGAGAAGGCTCTTATGATCGATACCTGCGGATGGATGACTATTGCAGGAGAAAGGATGATTCTTACTTTGACCGTTACAGAGACAGCTTTGATGGACGAGGCCCTCCTGGCCCAGAAAGTCAGTCTCGTGCAAAAG AGCGTTTGAAACGTGAGGAACGGCGTAGAGAAGAGCTTTATCGTCAATATTTTGAGGAAATCCAGAGACGCTTTGATGCTGAGAGACCTGTGGATTGTTCTGTGATTGTGGTCAACAAGCAGACTAA AGATTATGCTGAATCTGTGGGGCGGAAGGTGAGAGACCTCGGCATGGTTGTAGACTTGATCTTCCTCAACACAGAGGTGTCGCTATCTCAAGCCTTGGAGGATGTTAGCAGGGGAGGGTCTCCTTTTGCTATTGTCATCACTCAGCAACACCAGATTCACCGTTCCTGTACAGTTAACATCATGTTTGGAACTCCACAAG AGCATCGCAACATGCCCCAGGCAGATGCCATGGTACTGGTGGCCAGAAATTATGAGCGCTACAAGAATGAGTGCCGGGAGAAGGAACGTGAGGAGATTGCCAGACAGGCAGCCAAGATGGCTGATGAAGCCATCCTTCAGGAAAGAGAGCGAGGAGGCCCTGAGGAGGGAGTACGTGGGGGGCACCCTCCAGCCATCCAGAGCCTCATCAACCTGCTGGCAGACAATAGGTACCTCACTGCCGAAGAAACTGACAAGATCATCAACTACCTACGAGAGCGGAAGGAGCGGCTTATGAGGAGCAGCACCGACTCTCTGCCTG GCCCGATTTCCCGCCAACCACTCGGGCCGACCTCGGGTGCCTCGCTGAAAACACAGCCAAGCTCCCAACCGCTCCAGAGCGGCCAAGTGCTCCCCTCTGCTACACCCACTCCAGCTGCACCCCCCACCTCCCAGCAAGAGCTTCAGGCCAAAATCCTCAGCCTCTTCAATAGTGGCACGGTTGCGGCCAATAGCAGCTCTGCAACCCCCTCAGTTGCTGCCGGAAGCACCCAGAACCAGAATTTTTCCACAGCAGCgaacagccagcctcagcaaagatcACAGGCCTCTGGCAATCAGCCTCCAAACATTTTGGGACAGGCAGGATCTGCTCGGAACAtgggtcccaggcctggggccCCTTCCCAAGGGCTCTTTGGCCAGCCTTCCAGTCGCCTGGCACCTGCTAGCAACATGGCTAGCCAGAGGCCTGTGTCCTCCACAGGTATCAACTTTGACAATCCAAGTGTACAGAAGGCTCTGGACACACTGATCCAGAGTGGCCCTGCTCTCTCTCACCTGGTTAACCAAACCACAGCACAGGTGGGGCGGCCCCAGGGCCCCATGGGATCTTACCAGAGGCATTACTGA